DNA sequence from the Pseudomonas fluorescens Q2-87 genome:
CAGTTGCGACAGCTCGGCGATGTCCAGGCCGGCGAAGGTCACCGTCAGTGCCTCGCGCTTGAGGCGCTTGCCTTCGCACAGCGGACAGGGACTGGCCCGCATGTACTGGGCGACGCGCTTGCGCATCTGCGCGCTTTGCGAATGCATGAATGTGTGCAACAGATAACGCCGGGCGCCGCTGAACGTACCCTGGTAACTGGGCTCGAGCTTGCGCTTGAGGGCGGCGCGGGTCTGGGCCGGGGTGAGCCCGGCGTATACCGGGACGGTGGGCGTTTCTTCGGTGAACAGTATCCAGTCGCGCTGTTTTTTCGGCAGGTCGCGCCAAGGGATGTCGACGTCATAGCCCAGGGTCACGAGGATGTCCCGCAGGTTCTGGCCTTGCCAGGCCATGGGCCAAGCGGCCACGGCCCGTTCGCGAATGGTCAAGGAGGGATCCGGCACCATCGACGCTTCGGTCACTTCGTAGACGCGCCCCAGGCCATGGCATTGCTGGCAGGCACCTTGGGGCGTGTTGGGCGAGAAGTCCTCGGCGTAGAGCATCGGCTGGTCGGCCGGATAACTACCCGCACGGGAATAGAGCATACGGATCAGGCTCGACAAGGTGGTGACGCTGCCCACCGAGGAGCGTGCGCTGGGTGTGCCGCGCTGTTGTTGCAAGGCCACCGCCGGCGGCAAGCCCTCGATGCTGTCGACATCCGGCACGCCCACCTGGTCGATCAGGCGCCGCGCATAAGGCGCGACGGATTCGAAGTAGCGACGCTGGGCTTCGGCGTAGAGCGTGGAGAAAGCCAGCGATGATTTGCCCGACCCCGACACGCCGGTAAACACCACCAGGGCATCGCGAGGGATGTCCACGTCGACATTCTTGAGGTTGTGTTCGCGAGCACCACGTACCCGGACGAAGCCGGTGCCTTGCGGCGAGTCAACGGTTGAAGCAGGAGCGGAGCGTGGGGGCATCGGGCATTCCTTGTGGACGTTGGTGCAACGCATCGGGGCGTTATGGCGATGGGAAAGTGGACTGGAACACAGCGCTGATCATTATGCGACCGGGTTGAACCGTTGGGGTGCGATAAAAATTTGCTCCGGGCGCAAGAGGTGACAAAGCGCTGCAGGTTTCCCCTCGCCACAAGAAGCAGTTCAGCTGGACTGCTCACTGACCACCGGGTCCTGGATCGCCGGGTTTAGTTTTTCCAAGTTGATTTCAATCAAGGGCCGGGCAGGGGGGCGGGTCTTACCATGATCGCCAAGATCCTGTCCTTAAGCCCTGGCGTCCATGACCCCTCACTTTGTGATGTTCCCCTCCCGCTTTTGGCTTCACGGGCTGTTCGTTTTCCTGCTGTTGTTCGCGGGCCATGCCCAGGCCAAGGACTACGGTGAAATCCAGCAGCAACGCATTCACCATGTCTTGGACCAGACCGACTCGATTTCCGCGCCCGAAGGACAGTTCAAGGTTCGCAAGCTGTCCGCTGCCGGCAAGCTCCTGGGCTATGTGTTTCAAAGCCTGGACGTGGTGGACATTCCCGCGTATTCAGGCAAGCCGATCAATGTCCAGGTGATCCTTGATCCGGCCGGTGTCATCCTCGACGCCTACGTGCTGGAACACCACGAACCGATTCTGCTGATCGGCATCGCCGAAGAAAAACTTCACGCGTTCAGCGCCCGCTACAGCGGCATCAAGGTCAATCAACGGGTCGTGGTGGGGCATTCCAGCGACCCGAACGCGGTGACGGTGGATGCGATTGCCGGTGCCACCGTGACGGCGATGGTGGTCAATGAGGTCATCATGCGCGCCGCCCATGATGTGGCGGTGTCCCTGGCCCTGGTCAAGGGCGATGCGGGATTGGCGGTGGCGCCGGCCCGGGTGCGGCAAGACATTTACCAACCCGCCGACTGGAAGACCCTGACCGGTAATGGCGCCATACGCCGCCTGCACCTGACCCGCGGCCAGGTCGACGCGTCCTTCAAGGGGACGGAGGCTGAGCAGGTTGAACTCGCCAGCGCCGAGCAGGCCGACGATACGTTCATCGACCTGTACCTCACTCACCTGAACCCGCCCACCATTGGCCGCAACCTGCTGGGCGAAGCGCAGTACCGCAGTCTGATGAACACGCTCAAACCCGGCGAGCAAGCCATCGCTGTCATGGGCAGCGGGCGTTACTCCTTCAAGGGCTCGGGCTACGTGCGCGGCGGCATTTTCGACCGGGTGCTGTTGCGCCAGTTTGGCGACGTGATCAGCTTTCGCGACATGGATTTCCAGCGTCTGGATGACGTAGCCGTCGAGGACATGCCTGAATTCGACGAAATGGCGATTTTCATTGTCCGTGCCGTCCACCGCTTCGATCCCGGCTCGCCCTGGAGCCTGGAACTGCTGATACGTCGGCAGACCGGGCCGGTCAGTGGGATCTTCAGCAGTTTCGAACTGGCTTATCAACTGCCCGAGCCTTACCTGGAACGGCCATTGCCCACGCCCGAGCAACTGGCGGCGGCCGAAGAAGCCAGCCGGCCGATGTGGCTGACGCTCTGGTATCAGAAAAGCCTGGAAATCACGGTGCTCGGCGTGGCGTTGCTGGTGCTGACGGCAATCCTGTTTTTCCAGGATTCGCTGGCCCGGCGGCCGAGGTTGTTGCATTGGTTGCGTCGGGGCTACTTGGTATTCACCGTGGTGTTCCTTGGTGGCTACGGGCTGGCGCAGTTGTCGGTGGTCAACGTGCTGACCTTCGTCCACGCCTTGTTCGAAGGTTTTCGCTGGGAACTGTTCCTCACCGATCCGCTGATCTTCATCCTCTGGGTGTTCACCGCCGCCAGCATCCTTCTGTGGGGACGCGGGGTGTTCTGCGGCTGGCTGTGTCCGTTCGGCGCGTTGCAGGAACTGATCAACGAACTGGCGCGCAAGCTCAAGGTGCCTCAATACGAATTGCCGTTCGCCGTGCATGAGCGGCTGTGGGCGATCAAATACATCATTTTGCTTGCCCTGTTCGGCATCTCGCTGGAGTCGATGGCCACCGCCGAACGGCTGGCCGAAGTTGAGCCGTTCAAGACCGCCATTACCCTGCGGTTCGACCGCCAGTGGTGGTTCGTCGCCTATGCGGCGGGCCTGCTGCTGATCAACGTGTTTACGCGAAAAGTCTATTGCCGCTACGTCTGCCCGTTGGGCGCGGCCCTGGCGATGCCTACCCGCCTGCGGTTGTTCGACTGGCTCAAGCGCCGCAAGGAGTGTGGCGACCCCTGCCAGTTGTGCGCCAAGGAATGCGAGATCCAGGCGATTCATCCCGACGGCCGCATCAACGCCAACGAATGCCACTACTGCCTCGACTGCCAGATGACCTGGCACAACGAAAACAAATGCCCGCCGCTGATCAACAAGCGCAAGAAACGCGGCAAGGCGAGCAACACCGATTCGCAGTTGATCCCCGTGGTGCAGGTGAGTTCGACGCCATGAGGCTCGCCAATGGCCTGTTTCCCTTGACCCTTTCCTTCTTCATGGAGCACACAGCATGAGCGATAAAAAAACCGAACCCACTGGGGTGGCGGAAGAACCCCGGGGTGTCAGCCGGCGCAGCTTCCTCGGCACCGGTGCGGTAACGGGTGCGGTCCTGGCCGGCGCCACGGCACTGGGCGCCGGGACGTTCACTCGCGAATCCTGGGCCGCAGCAGCCAAGGAAGCCAAGTCCAAGATCCACGTCGGGCCCGGTGAGTTGGACGAGTACTACGGTTTCTGGAGCGGCGGCCACCAGGGCGAGGTGCGGGTGCTGGGCGTACCGTCGATGCGTGAGCTGATGCGCATCCCGGTGTTCAACGTCGACTCGGCTACCGGTTGGGGGCTGACCAACGAAAGCAAGCACATCCTCGGCGAAAGCGCGAAATACCAGAACGGTGATTGCCATCACCCGCACATTTCCATGACCGACGGCAAATACGACGGCAAATACCTGTTTATCAACGACAAGGCCAACTCCCGGGTCGCGCGCATTCGCCTGGACATCATGAAGTGCGACAAGATGCTCACGGTCCCCAACGTGCAAGCCATCCATGGCCTGCGCCTGCAAAAGGTGCCGTACACCAAGTATGTGTTCGCCAACGCTGAGTTCGTGATCCCGCACCCCAACGACGGCCATACCTTCGACCTGCAGGACAAAAACAGCTTCACGATGTTCAACGCCATCGATGCCGAGAAAATGGAAATGGCCTTCCAGGTCATCGTCGACGGCAACCTGGACAACTCCGATGCTGACTACACCGGCAAATACGCCGCCAGCACCTGCTACAACTCCGAGAAGGCCTACGACCTGGGCGGCATGATGCGCAACGAGCGCGACTGGGTGGTGGTGTTCAACATCCCGCGTATCGAGGCGGCGATCAAGGCCGGCAAATTCATCAACCTGGACGGTTCGAAGGTGCCGGTGGTCGACGGTCGTAAAACCGATGGAAAGGACTCCGAGTTCACCCGCTACATCCCGGTGCCGAAGAACCCCCACGGGCTCAATACTTCGTCCGACGGCAAATATTTCATCGCCAACGGCAAGCTGTCGCCCACGGTGTCGATGATCGCCATCGACCGCCTGGATGACCTGTTCAACGACCGTTTCAAGGATCCACGCGAAGTGATCGTCGCTGAGCCTGAGCTGGGCCTTGGGCCTTTGCACACGACCTTCGACGGACGTGGCAACGCCTACACCACCTTGTTCATCGACAGCCAGGTGGTGAAGTGGAACATGGACGAGGCCATCCGCGCCTACAAGGGCGAGAAGGTCAATTACATCAAGCAGAAGCTCGACGTGCAGTACCAGCCCGGCCACAACCACGCGTCCCTCACCGAAACCAGCGAGGCGGACGGCAAGTGGCTGGTGGTGTTGTGCAAATTCTCCAAGGATCGCTTCCTGCCTACCGGCCCACTGCATCCGGAGAACGATCAACTGATCGACATTTCCGGCGAGGAAATGAAGCTGGTGCACGACGGCCCGGCCTTTGCCGAGCCCCATGACTGCATCCTCGCCCGGCGCGACCAGATCAAGACGCAGAAGATCTGGAACCGCGCCGATCCGTTTTTTGCCGAGACCGTGGCCCGGGCGAAAAAGGATGGAATCAACCTGGAAACCGACAACAAGGTCATCCGCGACGGTAACAAGGTGCGCGTGTACATGACGTCGATGGCGCCGGCTTACGGCCTGACGGAGTTCACCGTCAAGCAGGGCAACGAGGTGACCGTGACGATCACCAACATTGACCAGATCGAGGACGTCACCCACGGCTTCGTCATGACCAACCATGGCGCAAGCATGGAGATCAGCCCGCAACAGACCTCATCCATCACCTTTACCGCCGACAAGGCTGGCCTGCATTGGTACTACTGCAGCTGGTTCTGCCACGCCCTGCACATGGAAATGGTCGGCCGCATGCTGGTTGAAAAAGCCTGAGTCAACTCATCAAGGAGACCCTTTCAATGACCGGGAACACGCAGCCACCTGCGGGCCACGCTTGCCGACCGGTCATTGCACTGGTGCTTTGTCTACTGTCGGGCGGCGCGATGTGCGCGCCGCAGCCGATCACGAATCTGCCCTTGCAGGCCGATGGCGAGCAACAATGGCGCCTGCCTGCGGGGCATTACCAAGGCTCGTTCAGTATCGATCAGCCGATGACCCTGACCTGTGCGCCGGATGCGGTATTCCAGGGGCAGGGCGAGGGCAACGGGTTGATCATTCGCGCGCCGAACGTCCAAGTCCAGGGTTGTACGTTCCTGGATTGGGGCCATGACCTGACCGCCATGAACGCTGCCGTGTTCATCCAGCCGGTCGCCCAAGGCGCCGTGGTTCGTGCGAACCGCATGCAGGGGCAGGGCTTCGGCATTTGGGTCGATGGCACGCGAGACGTCAGCCTGATCGACAACCGCATCCAGGGCGACCCCAACCTGCGTTCCCAGGATCGCGGTAACGGCATTCATCTGTACGCCGTGCACGGTGCCCGAGTCATCGGTAACCAGGTGCACGAAACCCGCGATGGCATCTACATCGACACCTCCAGTGGCAACCTGCTCCAGGGCAATGTCCTAGAGGACCTGCGCTACGGCGTGCATTACATGTTCGCCAACGATAATCGCCTGCTGGACAACGTCACCCGGCGTACCCGCACCGGTTATGCCTTGATGCAAAGCCGGCAACTGACAGTCATCGGCAACCGCTCCGAGCAGGATCAGAACTACGGGATCCTGATGAACTACATCACCTATTCGACCTTGCGCGACAACTTCGTGACCGACGTGCGCGACGGGTCCACCGGCGACACCATGATTACCGGCGCCGAGGGCAAGGCCCTGTTCATCTACAACTCGCTGTTCAACCGCATCGAAGGCAATCACTTCGAGCGCAGCGCCGTGGGCATCCATTTGACTGCCGGCTCGGAGGACAACCGCATCGCCGGGAATGCCTTCGTGCATAACCAGCGCCAGGTCAAATACGTCGCCACGCGATTGCAGGAGTGGTCGGCGGACGGGCGCGGCAATTATTGGAGCGATTACCTGGGCTGGGACCGTAATGGCGATGGCCTGGGCGATGTGGCCTATGAACCCAACGATAACGTCGATCGCCTGCTGTGGTTGTACCCGCAGGTACGGCTGTTGATGAACAGTCCGGGGATCGAACTGCTGCGCTGGGTGCAGCGGGCCTTCCCGGTAATGAAATCCCCTGGGGTGATGGACAGCCATCCGCTGATGGAAACGCCGGCCCGTCCCCCCCAACGCAACAGTGCCCAGGAGGACGCGTCTTGAACGTCGTCGAGATCGAAGGCGTCAGCCAGCGCTATGGTGACGTCGCCGTGTTGCGCGAGCTGAACTTGAACCTGGCCCAGGGCGAAGTGCTCGGCCTGTTCGGCCATAACGGTGCGGGCAAGACCACCACCATGAAGCTGATCCTCGGTTTGCTGCGGGCCAGTGAGGGTGAGGTGCGTGTTTTCGGGCGCAATCCCGGCGATCCGGCCGTGCGGCGAATGCTCGGTTACTTGCCAGAGAACGTGATGTTTTATCCGCAGTTGAGTGGGCTGGAAACCTTGCGCCATTTTGCTCGGCTCAAAGGCGCCGCGCCGGAACAGGTCGAGCGCCTGCTCGAAGAGGTGGGATTGGCCGAGGCCGCCCGGCGCCGCGTGCGCACCTATTCCAA
Encoded proteins:
- a CDS encoding nitrous oxide reductase family maturation protein NosD gives rise to the protein MTGNTQPPAGHACRPVIALVLCLLSGGAMCAPQPITNLPLQADGEQQWRLPAGHYQGSFSIDQPMTLTCAPDAVFQGQGEGNGLIIRAPNVQVQGCTFLDWGHDLTAMNAAVFIQPVAQGAVVRANRMQGQGFGIWVDGTRDVSLIDNRIQGDPNLRSQDRGNGIHLYAVHGARVIGNQVHETRDGIYIDTSSGNLLQGNVLEDLRYGVHYMFANDNRLLDNVTRRTRTGYALMQSRQLTVIGNRSEQDQNYGILMNYITYSTLRDNFVTDVRDGSTGDTMITGAEGKALFIYNSLFNRIEGNHFERSAVGIHLTAGSEDNRIAGNAFVHNQRQVKYVATRLQEWSADGRGNYWSDYLGWDRNGDGLGDVAYEPNDNVDRLLWLYPQVRLLMNSPGIELLRWVQRAFPVMKSPGVMDSHPLMETPARPPQRNSAQEDAS
- the nosZ gene encoding TAT-dependent nitrous-oxide reductase; this encodes MSDKKTEPTGVAEEPRGVSRRSFLGTGAVTGAVLAGATALGAGTFTRESWAAAAKEAKSKIHVGPGELDEYYGFWSGGHQGEVRVLGVPSMRELMRIPVFNVDSATGWGLTNESKHILGESAKYQNGDCHHPHISMTDGKYDGKYLFINDKANSRVARIRLDIMKCDKMLTVPNVQAIHGLRLQKVPYTKYVFANAEFVIPHPNDGHTFDLQDKNSFTMFNAIDAEKMEMAFQVIVDGNLDNSDADYTGKYAASTCYNSEKAYDLGGMMRNERDWVVVFNIPRIEAAIKAGKFINLDGSKVPVVDGRKTDGKDSEFTRYIPVPKNPHGLNTSSDGKYFIANGKLSPTVSMIAIDRLDDLFNDRFKDPREVIVAEPELGLGPLHTTFDGRGNAYTTLFIDSQVVKWNMDEAIRAYKGEKVNYIKQKLDVQYQPGHNHASLTETSEADGKWLVVLCKFSKDRFLPTGPLHPENDQLIDISGEEMKLVHDGPAFAEPHDCILARRDQIKTQKIWNRADPFFAETVARAKKDGINLETDNKVIRDGNKVRVYMTSMAPAYGLTEFTVKQGNEVTVTITNIDQIEDVTHGFVMTNHGASMEISPQQTSSITFTADKAGLHWYYCSWFCHALHMEMVGRMLVEKA
- the nosR gene encoding transcriptional regulator NosR; amino-acid sequence: MTPHFVMFPSRFWLHGLFVFLLLFAGHAQAKDYGEIQQQRIHHVLDQTDSISAPEGQFKVRKLSAAGKLLGYVFQSLDVVDIPAYSGKPINVQVILDPAGVILDAYVLEHHEPILLIGIAEEKLHAFSARYSGIKVNQRVVVGHSSDPNAVTVDAIAGATVTAMVVNEVIMRAAHDVAVSLALVKGDAGLAVAPARVRQDIYQPADWKTLTGNGAIRRLHLTRGQVDASFKGTEAEQVELASAEQADDTFIDLYLTHLNPPTIGRNLLGEAQYRSLMNTLKPGEQAIAVMGSGRYSFKGSGYVRGGIFDRVLLRQFGDVISFRDMDFQRLDDVAVEDMPEFDEMAIFIVRAVHRFDPGSPWSLELLIRRQTGPVSGIFSSFELAYQLPEPYLERPLPTPEQLAAAEEASRPMWLTLWYQKSLEITVLGVALLVLTAILFFQDSLARRPRLLHWLRRGYLVFTVVFLGGYGLAQLSVVNVLTFVHALFEGFRWELFLTDPLIFILWVFTAASILLWGRGVFCGWLCPFGALQELINELARKLKVPQYELPFAVHERLWAIKYIILLALFGISLESMATAERLAEVEPFKTAITLRFDRQWWFVAYAAGLLLINVFTRKVYCRYVCPLGAALAMPTRLRLFDWLKRRKECGDPCQLCAKECEIQAIHPDGRINANECHYCLDCQMTWHNENKCPPLINKRKKRGKASNTDSQLIPVVQVSSTP